In Malassezia vespertilionis chromosome 8, complete sequence, a genomic segment contains:
- the TRM6 gene encoding tRNA (adenine(58)-N(1))-methyltransferase non-catalytic subunit trm6 (EggNog:ENOG503NU3W; COG:J; BUSCO:EOG09261I0F), with translation MQATVHPAADTAMELQESTLVDTFTPTARDDETPPLKKMRCEPHPILDNEQLRRRTAFVPKNMPTILRLPSGVMKQVVLEPGQIVSIGKFGAFQAEDIIGRAFGPTYEIKADNKVEILRRAAAEALVESEATNENIYDDGESQLLSYEDIKAMKEAGATGREIIQRQLEANKSYDQRTVYSQSKIMKRKEAKHLQFFTPLAPDMYNVCAYNFERNPDKIRGMRPDALSQVLSFGNVQAGGRFLVVDGIGGLLTGAVLERMGGCGSVHMIHDADSPPSLELMPQFNLTPMHVDRVLRTMHWAATEPQWPLPAHMADELKKEYKTDRERNRARKKRAGIEDFIATRQQLFDGQFDGLLVASPYEPYSIIHRLAPYLAGSANIVVHSPYLQPLAEVQARLRAEHTYQVLPARTHPDMTTSANAGYILHAIRILSPDEPLAGPPQ, from the exons ATGCAAGCTACGGTGCATCCTGCGGCGGACACTGCAATGGAGCTGCAGGAAAGCACGCTAGTAGATACCTTTACTCCAACCGCACGGGATGACGAGACACCCCCACTCAAGAAAATGCGATGTGAGCCGCATCCCATCTTGGACAACGAGCAATTGCGGCGGAGAACAGCATTCGTACCAAAAAACATGCCGACCATCCTGCGCCTGCCGTCCGGTGTGATGAAGCAGGTTGTTTTGGAACCTGGGCAAATCGTTTCTATCGGCAAATTCGGCGCGTTCCAAGCGGAGGACATTATCGggcgcgcgtttggccCTACCTATGAAATCAAGGCTGACAACAAGGTCGAAATTCTCCGCCGTGCGGCAGCAGAGGCGCTTGTAGAAAGCGAGGCGACAAACGAGAACATTTACGACGATGGTGAATCACAACTGCTTTCTTACGAGGATATCAAGGCCATGAAAGAGGCCGGTGCCACGGGCCGTGAAATTATCCAGCGACAACTGGAGGCGAATAAAAGCTACGATCAGCGTACCGTGTACAGTCAGTCAAAGATTATGAAACGCAAAGAAGCGAAACATTTGCAGTTTTtcacgccgcttgcgccggacATGTACAATGTATGTGCGTACAACTTTGAGCGTAATCCGGACAAGATCCGCGGAATGCGGCCCGATGCACTATCGCAAGTGCTGTCATTCGGAAATGTTCAAGCCGGCGGGCGTTTTCTCGTCGTGGACGGGATCGGGGGGCTGCTCACGGGAGCCGTGCTCGAACGTATGGGCGGCTGCGGATCTGTGCACATGATCCACGACGCAGACTCGCCTCCCTCGCTGGAGCTGATGCCCCAATTCAATCTGACGCCCATGCACGTAGATCGAGTGCTTCGTACAATGCATTGGGCGGCGACAGAGCCGCAATGGCCGCTGC CTGCGCATATGGCGGACGAACTAAAAAAAGAGTACAAAACGGACCGCGAGCGCAACCGAGCGCGAAAGAAACGCGCAGGGATTGAAGACTTTATTGCAACGCGGCAGCAGCTGTTCGACGGCCAATTCGATGG TCTGTTGGTCGCAAGTCCTTACGAGCCCTATTCCATTATCCACAGGCTTGCACCGTATCTTGCAGGTTCTGCCAACATCGTCGTCCACAGCCCCTATTTACAG CCACTCGCCGAAGTGCAAGCAAGGCTGCGTGCGGAGCATAC GTACCAA
- the MPP10 gene encoding U3 snoRNP protein (COG:A; BUSCO:EOG09263ROQ; EggNog:ENOG503NXG1) translates to MIASGASEQELKDTMASAKQYFLQRKCVPLSAHIRTAVGERVDTTTQQAEQTEEAKDTEQYPPSFNTIVELIATGQGDKIKGLATGDADVRALAQTATKTLFDHGTFCHARDTNLLGVKYESASLPYISSLLESVAPHISSSISKRTHPLFPATDLNELILDGMDNDQLWQQLELRSGKLGRVLDTVMSSGMEMDSEDEEGTCDTNSMSTNDADNDADDDEGWEDASEDAEEGFAGASDLSDVDPDELIYEPLHSEEQQQHVKQVKEREELMRMYGIRGPVPGDQDLIDLLDDEQGSSRGRKPKHPSLDDDFFSIDEFNRLTEQDERGENAAEPGLDLFTPVNVEAEEEDEEEDSGDPAHMSGTDIHYSDFFEPPKEAKRRTGKSRPPVAHPEVPVCKHRVRFNEQVRVRPIKKCSQRQTAGLLMSPPDGGWEKDASHKDEIEVEDAVSGMPEENSESWDEEEEEEVEEEEEEEEEEEEEEEEEEEEEEGDGMDVDESDTFETEEEKEAHMLQRVSNDLFDDGQDAELDDRSTHERRLAALNEEIAQYEQENVQKKSWALMGEASTRERPVNSLLEEDLDFEHTAKVKPVATEERIDSIEEMIKQRILAKQYDDVIRQQDMDTLPFAPSKLLELSDAKNAKSLAELYEDEYRTAHGESDAPLAGADAKLANEHTQIGNDLDRLLNSLDALSNAHYTPKAPKAAITTISNTPSIAMESALPSTMSTGTMLAPEEVYAASTHAPAMTGAKSEMAPGEKRKMHNQLRQVKRKRNDRIRRAEDEIARSRGAPLTKGTKTEKDKALKSLMGNKGVSVVGKDSKRTGFQDRQAKQSIPAGSQWKL, encoded by the exons ATGATTGCAAGCGGTGCATCGGAGCAGGAACTGAAAGATACAATGGCCAGCGCGAAACAGTATTTCCTCCAGCGAAAGTGCGTACCGCTCTCCGCTCACATCAGGACCGCGGTTGGTGAGCGTGTAGATACGACCACTCAGCAGGCTGAGCAAACGGAAGAGGCAAAAGATACAGAGCAGTATCCACCCTCTTTCAATACGATTGTCGAGCTCATCGCTACGGGACAAGGAGACAAAATTAAGGGC CTTGCTACAGGCGATGCGGATGTGCGTGCACTAGCGCAGACAGCCACCAAGACTTTGTTCGACCACGGTACGTTCTGCCACGCACGCGATACTAACCTGCTAGGAGTGAAATACGAGTCAGCATCACTACCGTACATTTCCTCGCTACTTGAGTCTGTGGCGCCGCATATTTCAAGCTCGATTTCCAAGAGGACACACCCCCTTTTCCCAGCGACGGACCTGAACGAGCTTATCCTGGACGGTATGGATAACGACCAGCTATGGCAGCAGCTTGAGTTGCGCTCGGGAAAATTGGGCCGCGTACTGGACACAGTGATGAGCTCCGGTATGGAAATGGACAGTGAAGACGAGGAAGGGACGTGCGATACCAACTCAATGTCTACAAACGATGCGGATAACGATGCAGATGACGATGAGGGCTGGGAAGATGCAAGTGAAGATGCGGAGGAGGGGTTTGCAGGTGCCTCGGACCTGAGCGATGTGGATCCTGATGAGCTCATTTACGAGCCACTGCACAGTgaggagcagcagcagcatgtGAAGCAGGTGaaggagcgcgaagagctTATGCGCATGTATGGAATTCGGGGCCCCGTTCCCGGCGACCAGGATCTTATTGATTTGCTGGACGACGAGCAAGGCTCGAGCCGCGGCCGAAAGCCCAAGCATCCGTCATTGGACGACGATTTCTTCTCCATTGACGAATTCAACAGGTTGACGGAGCAGGATGAACGTGGTGAAAATGCGGCGGAACCTGGCCTGGACTTGTTTACGCCGGTGAATGTGGAAGCagaagaggaagacgaggaggaagatTCCGGCGATCCAGCGCATATGAGCGGTACAGATATCCATTACAGCGACTTTTTTGAGCCGCCAAAAgaggccaagcgccgcacgggGAAGAGCAGGCCGCCAGTAGCCCATCCAGAGGTCCCTGTGTGCAAGCACCGTGTGCGGTTTAATGAGCAAGTGCGTGTCCGTCCCATTAAAAAGTGTTCTCAACGACAAACCGCTGGTTTGCTGATGTCACCGCCGGATGGCGGGTGGGAGAAGGATGCATCGCACAAAGACGAAATCGAGGTTGAAGACGCGGTCTCGGGCATGCCGGAGGAGAACAGCGAGTCTTgggacgaggaagaggaagaggaggtggaagaagaggaggaagaagaggaagaggaagaggaggaagaagaggaagaggaagaggaagaggagggCGACGGGATGGACGTTGACGAATCTGATACCTTTGAAACcgaagaagaaaaagaagcgcacaTGCTCCAGCGCGTATCGAACGATTTGTTTGACGACGGCCAAGATGCCGAGCTTGACGACCGTTCTACGCACGAACGtcgccttgcagcgctcaaCGAAGAAATTGCGCAGTATGAGCAAGAAAACgtgcaaaaaaaaagctGGGCGCTGATGGGCGAAGCTTccacgcgcgagcgcccTGTGAATAGCCTGCTCGAAGAGGACCTGGACTTTGAGCATACCGCCAAAGTCAAGCCGGTCGCAACAGAGGAGCGCATTGACTCGATTGAGGAGATGATCAAGCAACGCATTCTTGCGAAGCAGTACGACGACGTAATACGCCAGCAAGACATGGACACACTTCCCTTTGCGCCGTCCAAACTGCTCGAGCTGAGCGACGCGAAGAATGCCAAGAGTCTCGCGGAGCTGTACGAAGACGAGTaccgcactgcgcacggcgaaaGCGATGCTCCTCTTGCCGGAGCCGATGCAAAGCTAGCCAATGAACATACGCAGATTGGCAACGACCTTGACCGGCTTCTCAACAgcctcgatgcgctcagCAATGCACACTACACGCCAAAAGCACCGAAAGCCGCCATTACAACGATATCCAATACACCCTCTATTGCGATGGAATCCGCGCTGCCCTCGACCATGTCGACCGGCACGATGCTTGCGCCCGAAGAAGTGTATGCGGCGTCGACCCATGCGCCAGCCATGACTGGGGCCAAGAGCGAAATGGCTCCTGGAGaaaagcgcaagatgcacaaccagctgcgccaagtcaagcgcaagcgcaatgACCGGATCCGCCGTGCGGAGGACGAAATTGCGCGTAGCCGCGGCGCCCCTCTTACTAAAGGCACCAAGACGGAGAAAGACAAGGCGCTGAAAAGTCTGATGGGCAACAAAGGCGTGTCTGTCGTCGGCAAAGACAGCAAGCGCACTGGGTTCCAAGACAGGCAAGCCAAGCAAAGTATACCAGCGGGGTCGCAATGGAAATTGTAG
- a CDS encoding uncharacterized protein (EggNog:ENOG503NVKE; COG:E) → MAQLFAGMRAHQVFGADTEVGKTIFSTGYALAGTLCSADASVRGPRTLAPRADAERVAYLKPVSTGPPHEMDAGHLQQYAPWVHSSTMLQFAEPVSPHLASVQKAGTLPHDAHDAQIVSGIGAWLLQQARASVPAAAIIETAGGVNSPAPSGSSQADLLRPLRLPVVLVGSSKLGGISTTRSALESLRMRGYDVEAVLMFPSQRYQNDAYLQSLLAEEYAIPVFALGGPNGDGWGAPPVRAVCDEEDHARMRDYYIGLVHGREDGSGTSMLDVVRHLRAAHAKRLARLSTMASKTREVCWWPFTQHGRYTDEDVMVIDSAYGDFFAVHNNTPQTSLLAPALDGSASWWTQVLGHGHARLGAAAAYAAGRYGHVLFPGATNEPALALSETLLGKRPLSFSAPGHGWASRVFFSDDGSTAMEVALKMAIQSSVRRYAEGEGEDREWQVLGLQGSYHGDTIGVMDACEPSVYSDHVAWYKGRGYWLAPPTLRVKHGKVHVIVRPNRDWAHWERDTARDEIHLATFDSMQEAYDVTRRMQHGELYENYRAMLHTTLTRLVRDEGRRFGALVLEPLVMGAGGMLFVDPLFQRCLVDVVREQAALFGGKHVSRTPSQWQGLPVIYDEIFTGLFRIGIPSAADVLGTSPDIACYAKILSGGLVPLSATLASSSIFDTFAHSDEKTRALLHGHSYTAHPVGCSVALETFAILDEMHMRGDWAKHQEDWGSTTIWSFWNKQFVQRLSAYAHVESVMALGTVLKIALVDQDAGYASNIADTLLQRLRTMHVQTAEHPACPPSADAHASDDAFCIHLRPLGNVLYVICNMNTSPAILQRTQAVLGTQIRHIGMS, encoded by the coding sequence atggcgcagctATTTGCGGGGATGCGTGCGCACCAGGTGTTTGGCGCGGATACAGAGGTAGGCAAGACGATCTTTTCGACGGGATATGCACTTGCAGGCACTCTGTGCTCCGCTGACGCGAGCGTGCGGGGaccgcgcacgcttgcgccgcgcgcagatgcagAACGCGTCGCGTACTTGAAACCCGTCTCGACCGGGCCCCCGCACGAGATGGATGCGGGGCATCTGCAGCAGTATGCGCCGTGGGTGCACAGCTCGACGATGCTCCAGTTTGCAGAGCCAGTCTCGCCGCATCTCGCGTCTGTGCAGAAGGCTGGGACACtgccgcacgacgcgcacgacgcacaGATTGTGagcggcatcggcgcctggctgctgcagcaggcgcgcgcatctgtGCCAGCGGCTGCGATCATCGAGACCGCAGGCGGTGTCAACtcgcccgcgccgagcggGTCGTCCCAGGCGGACCTTTTGCGCCCACTGCGCCTGCCCGTCGTCCTTGTCGGCTCCAGCAAACTGGGAGGCATCAGTacgacgcgctccgcgcTGGAGAGTCTGCGGATGCGTGGGTACGATGTCGAGGCTGTGCTCATGTTCCCTTCGCAGCGGTACCAAAACGATGCGTATCTGCAATCGCTCTTGGCCGAGGAGTACGCAATTCCCGTCTTTGCTCTCGGCGGGCCCAACGGAGACGGCTggggcgcgccgccggtaCGTGCCGTGTGCGACGAGGAGGACCATGCACGGATGCGTGACTACTACATAGGCCTCGTCCATGGCCGCGAGGacggcagcggcacgaGCATGCTCGATGTCGTgcggcatttgcgcgcagcgcacgccaaaCGTCTCGCCCGCCTTTCTACCATGGCAAGCAAAACGCGCGAGGTGTGCTGGTGGCCATTCACCCAGCACGGGCGGTACACGGACGAGGACGTGATGGTCATCGACAGCGCCTACGGCGATTTCTTTGCGGTGCACAACAACACACCGCAAACGTCGCTGCtcgcgcctgcgctcgaTGGGTCCGCTTCGTGGTGGACGCAGGTGTTGGGACACGGTCATGCCCGGCTCggtgcggcggcggcgtacgctgcgGGGCGGTACGGCCATGTGCTGTTCCCAGGCGCGACGAACGAgcctgcgctcgcgctgaGCGAGACGCTGCTTGGGAAGCGTCCTCTCTCCTTCAGCGCGCCCGGCCACGGATGGGCAAGCAGGGTGTTTTTTAGCGACGATGGGAGCACGGCTATGGAAGTCGCGCTCAAGATGGCGATCCAGTCGTCGGTGCGCCGCTATGCCGAGGGCGAGGGCGAGGATAGGGAATGGCAAGTACTCGGCTTGCAAGGCAGCTACCACGGCGATACGATCGGCGTAATGGATGCGTGCGAGCCGAGTGTGTACAGCGACCATGTGGCGTGGTACAAGGGACGGGGCTACTGGCTTGCACCGCCCACTCTGCGTGTCAAGCACGGAAAGGTCCACGTCATTGTGCGCCCCAATCGCGACTGGGCGCACTGGGAGCGCGATACAGCGCGCGATGAAATACACCTCGCCACGTTCGACTCGATGCAGGAGGCGTACGACGTCACTCGTcgcatgcagcacggcgagctgtACGAAAACTaccgcgcgatgctgcacacAACTCTCACGCGGCTGGTCCGCGACGAAGGGCGCCGCTTTGGCGCCTTGGTCCTCGAGCCGCTCGTCATGGGGGCAGGCGGAATGTTGTTTGTAGATCCCCTTTTCCAGCGGTGCTTGGTCGACgtggtgcgcgagcaggcaGCCTTGTTTGGCGGCAAACATGTTTCCCGCACGCCGTCGCAGTGGCAAGGCCTTCCGGTGATCTACGACGAGATCTTTACCGGGCTCTTTCGCATCGGCATccccagcgccgcagacgTGCTGGGCACAAGCCCGGATATCGCATGCTACGCCAAGATCCTCTCGGGCGGCCTCGTGCCGCTCTCAGCGACACTTGCATCGTCCAGCATCTTTGACACGTTTGCGCACTCGGACGAAAAAACACGCGCGCTCTTGCACGGCCATAGCTACACGGCGCACCCTGTtggctgcagcgtcgcgctcgaaaCGTTTGCGATCCTCGATGAAATGCACATGCGCGGCGACTGGGCCAAGCACCAGGAGGACTGGGGAAGCACCACAATATGGAGTTTCTGGAACAAGCagtttgtgcagcgcctctcGGCGTATGCACACGTCGAAAGCGTCATGGCACTCGGCACTGTCCTGAAAATCGCGCTTGTCGATCAAGACGCGGGGTATGCGTCCAACATTGCCGACACGCTGCTCCAACGCCTCCGCACGATGCATGTCCAGACGGCAGAGCACCCAGCGTGtccgcccagcgccgacgcgcacgcaagcgaTGATGCCTTTTGCATCCATCTGCGCCCGCTCGGCAATGTGTTGTACGTGATATGCAATATGAATACATCCCCTGCCATCCTGCAACGGACACAGGCGGTGCTGGGCACACAGATCAGACACATAGGCATGTCGTAG
- the cut23 gene encoding Anaphase-promoting complex subunit 8 (BUSCO:EOG092613S3; COG:D; COG:O; EggNog:ENOG503NU5Y) → MARFDALEALDDLTSGKARAALREATRHLSERGLSAASHWALELLHSIPRSSVPVASTPRSKEGGTFPTHSTPALNVRSPAWSEHQSTSRTVSDGAAWPWRPSPADLASPSSGVRSPVPPHTAHHVRFDQTKLSSPLAPRTYTFADQTTIPYEEAETYAFAKSCFDQRQYDQCAWLLEREAVLSEKARFLQLYARFLIFERDQDEQELLPPLAYAKNAQGTGAPAPNTPSLVPLLAPLVHTEDPFLLFLKGVLLRRLHKRVEAMDCLLTSVRAFAYNWSAWQELGRTLDNTNAELEQIMDLLPNSFMSVFFIEYASRQATQADAANLARIDALLHHFPGSTYLITSKAQSLYLQQQLEEAADTFQQALQLDPFRMDGISEYSNTLYVLDHAGALAQLVQQFAKIGKDRPEVCCLIGNYYNQRSDHFRAIESFKRALRLDRDYVAAWILLGHEYLELKNSHAAAEMYRRALEINPQDYRPWHGLGQVYELNEAWSYAIHYYQKCAAIRPYDARMWASLGVCYDRLGRNGDAIACFKRHLTCPLTQMESVDAISRIIDLYERQGDTLNTTMFHRLLVQVVDRAMDRVDAGLVARFAVSYVIAAQFEMGELQGKLFRAKERADESSTRVEQGDVKRAYEYLQKVVLAGTDMSPMAEELLNKLSARGDSR, encoded by the exons ATGGCGCGGttcgacgcgctggagGCCTTGGATGATTTGACGTCTGGGaaggcgcgtgcggcactACGTGAAGCAACGCGCCACCTCTCGGAGCGCGGCTTGAGTGCTGCATCGCACTG GGCGCTCGAATTGCTGCATAGTATCCCGCGGAGCAGCGTGCCTGTAGCGAGCACGCCCCGGAGCAAGGAAGGGGGCACCTTTCCCACGCATTCCACGCCTGCGCTCAATGTGCGTTCGCCGGCGTGGAGCGAGCACCAGAGCACGAGTCGGACGGTGTcggacggcgcagcgtggccCTGGCGTCCTTCGCCAGCGGACCTTGCGAGTCCTTCGAGCGGAGTGCGATCGCCGGTGCCGCCACACACAGCGCACCATGTACGATTTGACCAAACCAAGCTTTCTtcgccgctcgcgccgcgcacctATACCTTTGCGGACCAAACAACGATACCCTATGAGGAAGCGGAAACGTATGCATTCGCGAAATCGTGCTTTGACCAGCGCCAGTACGACCAATGCGCATGGCTGCTTGAGCGAGAAGCAGTGCTCTCTGAGAAGGCGCGTTTCCTCCAGCTCTACGCGCGCTTCCTCATCTTTGAGCGCGACCAGGACGAACAGGagctgctgccgccgctggcgtACGCAAAAAACGCGCAAGGCActggcgcgcctgcgcccaACACACCCTCGCTTGTGCCcctccttgcgccgctcgtgcaCACCGAGGACCCGTTCCTCCTCTTTCTCAAAGGCGTCCTTCTCCGGCGCCTCcacaagcgcgtcgaggcgATGGACTGCCTGCTCACCAGtgtgcgcgcttttgccTACAATTGGAGCGCATGGCAAGAGCTTGGGCGCACACTCGACAATACGaacgccgagctcgagcagatCATGGACCTGCTTCCCAACTCGTTCATGAGTGTCTTTTTCATCGAgtacgcgtcgcgccaagcgacgcaGGCTGACGCGGCGAacctcgcgcgcatcgatgcgctcctgcaCCACTTTCCCGGCTCTACCTACCTGATCACCTCCAAAGCCCAGTCTCTCTacctgcagcagcagctcgaaGAGGCAGCCGATACCTTCCAGCaagcgctccagctcgatCCGTTTCGCATGGATGGCATCAGCGAGTACTCCAACACGCTCTACGTGTTGGACCACGCCggtgcacttgcgcagctcgtccagcagTTTGCCAAGATCGGCAAGGACCGCCCCGAAGTGTGCTGCCTCATCGGCAACTACTACAaccagcgcagcgaccaCTTCCGCGCGATTGAATCGttcaagcgcgcgctgcgcctcgaccGTGACTATGTCGCGGCCTGGATCCTGCTTGGGCACGAGTACTTGGAGCTAAAAAACagccacgcagcggcggaaatgtaccgccgcgcgctggaaatcAACCCCCAGGACTACCGCCCGTGGCACGGCTTGGGGCAGGTGTACGAGCTGAACGAGGCGTGGTCGTACGCGATCCACTACTACCAAAAATGCGCAGCCATCCGCCCCTATGATGCGCGCATGTGGGCGTCGCTCGGCGTGTGCTACGACCGGCTGGGGCGGAACGGCGATGCGATTGCCTGCTTCAAGCGGCATCTCACATGCCCTCTCACCCAGATGGAATCGGTGGATGCCATCTCGCGGATCATCGACTTGTACGAGCGCCAGGGCGATACGCTCAACACCACCATGTTCCACCGCCTTCTTGTTCAGGTCGTCGACCGCGCCATGGACCGCGTCGACGCtggcctcgtcgcgcgctttgcagtGAGCTACGTCATTGCCGCGCAGTTTGAGATGGGCGAGCTTCAAGGCAAGCTCTTCCGCGCCAAGGAGCGTGCCGACGAGTCCAGCACGCGCGTAGAACAGGGCGATGTGAAGCGCGCGTACGAATACCTGCAGAAGGTGGTGCTCGCCGGGACAGACATGTCGCCCATGGCGGAGGAACTGCTCAACAAGCTCTCTGCGCGGGGCGATTCCAGGTAG